In a genomic window of Xylophilus rhododendri:
- a CDS encoding GNAT family N-acetyltransferase: protein MEQKVPAEMEWDEFDPLSLHAVLRAEDGTASACGRLLPVQADGEDAGLCRIGRMAVRLDRRGQGLGARVLDALILQSKERGDAGVLLHAQCSAQGFYAGRGFAPRGDTFDEAGIEHIEMVLRF from the coding sequence GTGGAACAAAAGGTCCCGGCCGAGATGGAGTGGGATGAGTTCGATCCCCTGTCCCTACACGCCGTGCTGCGGGCCGAGGACGGCACGGCCAGCGCCTGCGGTCGCTTGCTGCCGGTGCAGGCCGACGGCGAAGACGCCGGCCTGTGCCGCATCGGCCGCATGGCGGTACGCCTGGACCGGCGCGGCCAGGGCCTGGGGGCTCGGGTGCTGGATGCCTTGATCCTGCAGTCGAAAGAACGCGGCGATGCCGGCGTGCTGCTGCATGCCCAGTGCAGCGCCCAGGGGTTCTACGCCGGCCGGGGATTTGCCCCGCGGGGCGACACCTTCGACGAGGCCGGCATCGAGCACATCGAGATGGTGCTGCGCTTCTGA
- a CDS encoding F-box protein, giving the protein MTLFPVLARCLPSLYGQRPLAGPMGSSPASHRRRLAGPLAQLEDLPNELLCDVFDYLGSDDLRRWGKLNRRLNSVVELHTHHTEARARQLMDSLHRPNGQVRLQVLAALLNSLSHLPPHGSQTLGLMKLLLERLKLTGPVEAPGDPNRRRFVPELLAWLMQAPHSPAAQALLDAFVDPLVFLLKDSPPIVAPLADLLVQRIPTFAGHAGNPHTESDAQIPQRMLAVAQGLMDLCCSAAHVVNYLGCGNVDRGYWIIEKTLFRRFNNDRLPRIPACIQRYYLKQLDVLAKRLAGPRYPLAQRNILRQIARWSFHEWREIGGPPWLNRQALRELADEPAELNLEQMLWLDFVLEKED; this is encoded by the coding sequence ATGACACTCTTTCCCGTGCTCGCCCGCTGCCTGCCCAGCCTGTACGGACAGCGCCCGCTGGCGGGCCCGATGGGCAGCAGCCCCGCCAGCCATCGCCGCCGGCTCGCCGGCCCGCTGGCGCAGCTGGAAGACCTGCCCAACGAACTGCTGTGCGATGTCTTCGACTACCTGGGGTCGGATGACCTGCGGCGCTGGGGCAAACTCAATCGGCGCCTGAATTCCGTCGTGGAATTGCACACCCATCACACCGAGGCCCGGGCCAGACAGCTGATGGACTCGCTGCACCGGCCGAATGGCCAGGTGCGGCTCCAAGTGCTGGCGGCCTTGTTGAACAGCCTGTCGCACCTGCCCCCGCACGGCTCGCAGACGCTCGGCTTGATGAAGCTTCTGCTGGAGCGCCTGAAGCTGACCGGGCCCGTCGAAGCGCCTGGCGATCCGAACCGTCGCCGGTTCGTGCCGGAGTTGCTCGCCTGGCTGATGCAGGCACCGCACAGCCCGGCGGCCCAGGCGCTGCTGGACGCGTTCGTGGATCCGCTGGTCTTCCTGCTGAAAGACAGTCCACCAATCGTCGCGCCCTTGGCGGACCTGCTGGTGCAGCGCATCCCGACATTTGCCGGGCACGCCGGGAATCCGCACACCGAATCGGACGCGCAGATCCCGCAGCGCATGCTCGCCGTCGCGCAGGGGCTGATGGATTTGTGCTGCAGCGCGGCCCACGTCGTGAATTACCTGGGGTGCGGCAACGTGGATCGGGGGTACTGGATCATCGAGAAAACCCTTTTTCGGCGCTTCAACAATGACCGGCTGCCGCGCATACCCGCCTGCATTCAACGCTACTACCTGAAGCAGCTGGACGTCCTGGCGAAACGCCTGGCCGGCCCGCGCTATCCCCTTGCACAACGCAACATCCTGCGCCAGATCGCCCGCTGGTCCTTCCACGAATGGCGCGAGATAGGCGGCCCACCCTGGCTCAACCGCCAGGCGCTGCGCGAGCTGGCGGATGAACCGGCGGAACTGAATTTGGAACAGATGCTCTGGCTGGATTTCGTGCTGGAAAAAGAGGACTGA